The Niastella koreensis GR20-10 genome includes a window with the following:
- a CDS encoding formimidoylglutamase, giving the protein MSDALNIGDFLQPLNRYMLSEDEGYKDGQIGKKIVMYEDEEIPDLRSADIVLLGCNEVRGNHLQPGVSGPDAIRRQFYALYQWHSDINMVDIGNIMLGSTLQDTYAALKTVLAELTSAGKTVVILGGSHDLTLAQYHSYTSKNQVIEATCVDSLIDLSMESRNRSQNFLMEMLTGEPNFIKHYNHIGFQSYYVHPHMLETMDKLRFDCFRVGHVKENIEEMEPVIRGSQLFSFDIAAIANAYAPANHITPNGLTGEEACVLMQYAGLSANVSTIGIYGYAPHLDKNQLTAKQISHMLWYMVDGYYRGQREAKMEEKDSFNEFNIAFAEIETVFLQSKKTGRWWMQLPDKKYIACSYKDYLLASSNEIPERWYRAQEREM; this is encoded by the coding sequence ATGTCGGATGCATTAAATATTGGCGACTTTCTTCAACCCCTTAACCGGTACATGTTATCGGAAGATGAGGGCTATAAAGACGGGCAGATTGGTAAAAAAATAGTGATGTATGAAGATGAGGAAATACCCGATCTGCGGTCGGCCGACATTGTGCTGCTGGGTTGCAACGAGGTAAGGGGTAACCATTTACAACCCGGGGTATCGGGTCCCGACGCCATCCGCCGCCAGTTTTATGCTTTGTACCAGTGGCATTCCGATATAAACATGGTTGATATAGGTAATATAATGCTGGGTTCTACTTTACAGGATACCTATGCCGCGCTGAAAACCGTGCTGGCCGAATTAACCAGCGCCGGCAAAACAGTGGTGATCCTGGGTGGTTCGCACGATCTTACCCTGGCACAATACCATTCCTACACCAGCAAAAACCAGGTGATTGAGGCTACCTGTGTGGATTCGCTGATTGACCTGAGTATGGAATCGCGCAACCGGTCGCAGAATTTTTTAATGGAAATGCTCACCGGCGAACCAAATTTTATCAAACATTATAATCACATCGGTTTCCAGAGTTATTATGTGCACCCGCATATGCTGGAAACTATGGATAAGCTGCGTTTTGATTGCTTCAGGGTAGGCCATGTAAAGGAGAATATTGAAGAAATGGAACCCGTGATCCGTGGTTCGCAGTTGTTTAGTTTTGATATTGCGGCCATTGCCAATGCGTATGCTCCGGCCAATCATATTACCCCCAACGGGTTAACCGGTGAAGAAGCCTGCGTGCTGATGCAATATGCGGGGTTAAGCGCCAATGTGAGCACCATTGGCATCTATGGTTATGCGCCTCACCTGGATAAAAATCAACTCACGGCCAAACAGATCAGTCATATGCTATGGTATATGGTAGATGGTTATTACCGGGGGCAGCGCGAAGCCAAAATGGAAGAAAAGGATTCGTTCAACGAGTTTAATATTGCTTTTGCTGAAATAGAAACGGTGTTTTTACAAAGCAAGAAAACCGGCCGTTGGTGGATGCAGCTACCCGATAAAAAATACATTGCCTGCTCGTACAAAGATTACCTGCTGGCCAGCAGTAATGAAATTCCTGAAAGATGGTACCGCGCTCAGGAAAGAGAAATGTGA
- the pheS gene encoding phenylalanine--tRNA ligase subunit alpha: MDELLQQIAAYKQEIESTPTNGADSLEAYRIKFLGTKGIVKNLFTEMRNVPADKKKEFGLILNDFKQLAEAKYETWKQQLEGSGDSGAAAAIDVTLPGDPLPLGTRHPINLFLNHVISIFNRLGFSVAEGPEIEDDWHNFTALNLPEHHPARDMQDTFYIHQNPDWLLRTHTSNTQIRAMEKEQLPIRIICPGRVYRNETISARSHCFFHQIEGLYIDENVSFADLKQTLYFFVQEMYGKDVKVRFRPSYFPFTEPSAEMDITCLLCGGEGCAVCKRTGWLEILGCGMVHPKVLENCKIDPEKYTGFAFGMGIERPALLKYGINDIRLFSENDVRFLRQFTSAT; the protein is encoded by the coding sequence ATGGATGAATTGTTACAACAAATAGCAGCGTACAAGCAGGAAATTGAGAGCACCCCCACCAATGGCGCCGATTCCCTGGAGGCTTACCGTATTAAATTCCTGGGTACTAAGGGCATTGTAAAGAACCTTTTTACCGAAATGAGGAATGTGCCGGCCGATAAAAAGAAAGAATTCGGGCTGATCCTGAACGATTTCAAACAACTGGCCGAGGCCAAATACGAAACCTGGAAACAGCAACTGGAAGGCTCCGGCGATTCAGGTGCAGCAGCTGCCATCGATGTAACCCTTCCCGGCGATCCCCTGCCATTGGGCACCCGCCACCCCATCAACCTGTTCCTGAACCATGTTATCAGCATTTTCAACCGCCTCGGTTTCTCTGTAGCCGAAGGCCCTGAAATTGAAGACGACTGGCACAACTTTACCGCCCTGAACCTGCCCGAGCACCATCCGGCGCGCGATATGCAGGATACCTTCTATATTCATCAAAATCCCGACTGGCTGCTGCGTACACATACCAGCAATACGCAGATCAGGGCTATGGAAAAAGAGCAGTTGCCGATCCGCATTATATGCCCCGGTCGTGTATACCGCAACGAAACCATCAGCGCCCGCAGCCATTGCTTCTTTCACCAGATAGAAGGATTGTACATCGATGAAAATGTTTCCTTTGCCGACCTGAAACAAACCCTGTACTTCTTTGTGCAGGAAATGTATGGCAAAGACGTAAAAGTGCGGTTCCGCCCCTCTTATTTCCCGTTCACCGAACCCAGCGCCGAAATGGACATCACCTGCCTGTTATGCGGCGGCGAAGGTTGTGCTGTGTGCAAACGTACCGGCTGGCTGGAGATCCTGGGTTGCGGTATGGTGCACCCGAAAGTGCTGGAGAACTGTAAAATCGATCCGGAAAAATATACCGGCTTTGCATTCGGCATGGGTATCGAACGCCCGGCCCTGCTTAAATACGGTATCAACGATATCCGGTTGTTCAGCGAAAACGACGTGCGGTTCCTGCGACAGTTTACGAGCGCCACTTAA
- a CDS encoding carboxypeptidase-like regulatory domain-containing protein yields the protein MKHLMILLLSVTCYSATLAQEKTFVVFGKVVDAETKQPLVGASAYCQSTTQGTITNNDGLFFMRLPNGGYDMVVTYTGYEKKIMRISASQPAADTLKIDLAKENKSLSEVAVVASTEDPDGLNKYGKFFNQNFIGNSGNSNQCAVENPQALHFYFSKKRNRLKIMAREDVIIVNYALGYKIRYQLDSFSYDYNTNISSYSGSPLFQEMDSTEEVKAQWKKNRARTYLGSRMHFMRSFYDSSLKQDGFILEKLNDDPESVKGTFITNPYNEQDYLVDSGDVEVSWNGRYRISYDKVYPDKQFLEEYKLPATTRFQITVLDVSNGFVIEKNGYFYEQNDVINSGYWAWKKLSELLPYDYIYQ from the coding sequence ATGAAACATTTAATGATCCTGCTGTTATCCGTAACCTGTTATTCCGCTACCCTGGCACAGGAAAAAACATTTGTAGTTTTCGGTAAGGTAGTTGATGCAGAAACAAAACAACCACTCGTAGGCGCATCGGCCTATTGCCAAAGCACCACCCAGGGAACAATTACCAATAACGACGGATTATTTTTTATGCGCCTGCCCAATGGCGGCTACGACATGGTAGTAACCTATACCGGTTACGAAAAAAAGATCATGCGCATCAGCGCCAGCCAGCCGGCTGCCGATACCTTAAAAATAGATCTGGCAAAAGAAAATAAATCGTTATCAGAAGTGGCAGTAGTAGCCAGCACCGAAGACCCGGATGGCTTGAACAAATACGGAAAATTCTTTAACCAGAACTTTATCGGCAATTCCGGAAATTCAAACCAGTGTGCCGTTGAAAATCCCCAGGCGTTACACTTCTACTTTTCTAAAAAAAGGAACCGCCTGAAAATAATGGCCAGGGAAGATGTGATTATTGTTAACTATGCCCTTGGGTATAAGATCAGGTACCAGCTCGATTCTTTCAGCTACGATTATAACACCAATATATCTTCCTACTCCGGCTCACCCCTGTTTCAGGAAATGGATAGTACCGAAGAAGTAAAAGCGCAATGGAAAAAGAACCGCGCACGTACTTACCTGGGTTCACGCATGCATTTTATGCGTTCTTTTTACGATAGCTCATTAAAGCAGGATGGTTTTATTCTTGAAAAACTGAACGACGATCCTGAAAGCGTAAAAGGAACTTTTATCACCAACCCTTATAATGAACAGGATTACCTGGTTGACAGCGGCGATGTGGAAGTAAGCTGGAACGGCCGTTACCGCATCAGTTACGACAAGGTATACCCCGATAAACAATTCCTCGAAGAATATAAATTACCGGCAACCACCCGCTTCCAGATCACGGTGCTGGACGTTTCCAACGGTTTTGTGATAGAAAAGAACGGCTACTTTTACGAACAGAACGACGTAATCAATTCAGGCTACTGGGCCTGGAAAAAACTATCCGAACTGTTGCCTTACGATTATATATATCAATAA
- a CDS encoding 3-hydroxyacyl-CoA dehydrogenase family protein: MVETICVCGAGTMGSGIAQTAAQHNFHVILYDVNEGMLNKARTAMESNLQSLVQKNKLTAEASAAIMSRIQFAGDPNDCLADLVIEAIIEKPEIKVSLFNQLSEVNHSDVVFATNTSSLSVTEIAKKVIHPHRVAGMHFFNPATIMKLVEVVATPYTNQQTIDIVTQTARQMDKTPVLCQDAPGFIVNHVARPYYLEALKLVEQGVTDFQTIDTLLEASGFKMGPFRLMDLIGNDINYAVSCQVYDALGKPNRLQPSPIQKEKVQKGELGRKSGIGYYEY, translated from the coding sequence ATGGTAGAAACTATTTGCGTTTGCGGTGCAGGCACCATGGGCAGCGGAATTGCTCAAACGGCCGCCCAGCATAATTTTCATGTAATACTGTATGATGTAAACGAAGGCATGCTCAACAAAGCCCGCACGGCAATGGAAAGCAACCTGCAAAGCCTTGTACAAAAAAACAAGCTCACTGCCGAAGCAAGCGCCGCCATCATGAGCCGCATTCAATTTGCCGGCGACCCTAACGATTGCCTGGCCGACCTGGTGATTGAAGCCATTATTGAAAAGCCTGAGATAAAAGTGAGTTTGTTCAATCAGCTGTCTGAAGTAAACCACAGCGATGTGGTGTTTGCTACCAATACATCTTCCTTATCGGTTACAGAAATTGCCAAAAAAGTAATTCATCCCCACCGGGTAGCCGGCATGCACTTTTTTAACCCGGCCACCATCATGAAACTGGTTGAAGTAGTAGCTACGCCGTACACCAACCAGCAAACCATTGACATTGTTACCCAAACGGCCCGGCAAATGGATAAAACCCCCGTTCTATGCCAGGATGCCCCGGGTTTTATTGTAAACCATGTTGCCCGCCCCTATTACCTCGAAGCATTGAAACTGGTTGAACAGGGAGTAACCGATTTTCAAACCATCGATACCTTACTCGAAGCATCGGGTTTTAAAATGGGCCCCTTCCGTCTTATGGACCTCATTGGCAACGACATTAATTATGCAGTAAGCTGCCAGGTGTACGATGCCCTGGGCAAACCCAACAGGCTGCAACCTTCCCCCATTCAAAAAGAAAAAGTACAAAAAGGAGAACTGGGCCGTAAAAGCGGGATCGGATATTACGAATACTAG
- a CDS encoding NAD-dependent epimerase/dehydratase family protein: MLTKILVTGGTGFIGAYIIKELVEKGYAVRAIRHSKAVPFFIPAHISDKVEWVPGDVLDVVSLDEAMTGTDAVIHAAAKVSFHDSDRRTLNKINIEGTANVVNLALEKDVKRFVHLSSVAAIGRTRSGETVNEEKKWLPGKWHTTYAISKYHAEVEVWRGAAEGLNMVVVNPSTVLGYGDWSSSSCALFKNVYREFPWFTKGINGFVAVTDVARAAVLLMESEISSERFIVNGDNWSFQQLFNTIADGLGKKHPHKEATPFLGNMAWRMEKLKAMMSGKRPLLTRESARVAQSVTYFDNSKLLTSLPGFTFTPLEKAIKKDCEQYLAHLQPL, from the coding sequence TTGTTAACCAAAATACTCGTTACAGGCGGTACCGGCTTTATTGGCGCCTACATCATTAAAGAACTGGTTGAAAAAGGATATGCTGTGCGGGCCATCCGCCACAGTAAGGCCGTTCCTTTTTTTATCCCGGCGCACATCAGCGATAAAGTTGAATGGGTGCCGGGCGATGTGCTCGATGTGGTGTCGCTCGACGAGGCCATGACGGGCACCGATGCTGTTATTCATGCCGCCGCCAAAGTATCTTTTCACGACTCCGACAGAAGAACGCTTAACAAGATCAATATTGAAGGAACGGCTAACGTGGTGAACCTGGCGTTGGAAAAAGACGTCAAACGCTTTGTACACCTCAGTTCTGTGGCCGCCATTGGCCGCACCAGGAGCGGCGAAACCGTCAATGAAGAAAAAAAATGGCTGCCCGGTAAATGGCATACCACCTACGCCATCAGCAAATACCACGCAGAAGTGGAAGTATGGCGCGGCGCAGCCGAAGGACTGAACATGGTGGTTGTAAATCCCAGCACCGTGCTGGGTTATGGCGACTGGAGCTCTTCCAGCTGTGCGCTGTTCAAAAATGTATACCGGGAATTTCCCTGGTTTACAAAGGGAATAAATGGATTTGTGGCGGTAACGGATGTAGCGCGGGCTGCCGTACTGCTTATGGAAAGTGAAATAAGCAGCGAGCGGTTTATCGTTAACGGTGATAACTGGTCCTTTCAACAATTATTCAATACCATCGCCGATGGCCTGGGTAAAAAACACCCGCACAAAGAAGCAACGCCTTTTTTGGGTAATATGGCCTGGCGCATGGAAAAGTTGAAAGCCATGATGTCGGGAAAAAGACCGCTGCTTACCCGTGAAAGCGCCCGCGTGGCACAAAGCGTTACCTACTTCGACAACAGTAAATTATTAACATCCCTCCCCGGATTTACATTTACGCCCCTCGAAAAAGCGATAAAAAAAGATTGCGAACAATACCTGGCCCATTTGCAACCGCTGTAG
- the dacB gene encoding D-alanyl-D-alanine carboxypeptidase/D-alanyl-D-alanine endopeptidase, protein MQLLASCSTQHQITKSANNNLFIDSSLEHAHVGISVFDASANKYLYNHNGKKYFVPASNTKLFSCYAALKYLGDSLPGIRYWENDTALFLIGTGDPSLLHSDYKKQPVIEFLQKTKKHLYITDANWKDEALGAGWSWNDYNDSYMPERSALPVYGNTIHWVQEIAEGVSNENQEGQTPSIYSIPEINWKVRFAGITRKAFFVQRDRAENVFNITEGTEKKKEQDVPFVTHGLQSAIELLPDTIGKQIEYREVFRKQPATLNTIHSRPLDSLLQPMMYRSDNFFAEQTLLMVSQARLGEMNDGKIIDTLLKTDLRDLPQKPRWVDGSGLSRYNLFTPNDFVVLLQKMKQEVGMKRLQGILPTGGKGTLSNLYKQDSNYIFAKTGTLSGVVALSGYLYTKKNKLLIFSVLVNNHTGSASEIRKRVETFLNGIRARY, encoded by the coding sequence TTGCAGCTTCTTGCGTCCTGTTCAACTCAGCATCAGATAACCAAATCGGCGAATAACAACCTGTTTATTGATTCAAGCCTGGAACATGCGCACGTGGGCATTAGTGTTTTTGATGCATCGGCCAATAAATACCTCTATAATCATAACGGTAAAAAGTATTTTGTTCCGGCTTCCAACACCAAATTATTCAGCTGTTATGCGGCCCTGAAATACCTGGGCGACAGCCTGCCCGGCATCCGCTATTGGGAGAATGACACCGCCCTGTTCCTGATTGGTACGGGCGATCCCAGTTTGTTGCACAGCGATTATAAAAAACAGCCGGTGATTGAGTTTCTGCAAAAGACAAAAAAACACCTGTATATAACCGATGCCAACTGGAAAGATGAAGCGTTGGGCGCCGGCTGGAGCTGGAACGATTATAACGACAGCTATATGCCCGAGCGCAGCGCGCTGCCGGTGTATGGGAATACGATTCACTGGGTGCAGGAAATTGCTGAAGGCGTTAGTAATGAAAACCAGGAAGGGCAAACCCCTTCTATCTATTCTATCCCCGAAATAAACTGGAAAGTGCGGTTTGCCGGAATTACGCGTAAAGCATTCTTTGTGCAACGCGACCGGGCCGAGAACGTGTTTAATATTACCGAGGGAACCGAAAAGAAAAAAGAACAGGATGTGCCGTTTGTGACCCATGGTCTTCAATCGGCCATTGAACTGCTGCCCGATACAATTGGTAAACAAATTGAATACAGGGAGGTGTTTAGAAAACAACCTGCCACTTTGAATACCATTCATTCGCGGCCCCTGGATTCTTTATTACAGCCCATGATGTACCGCAGCGATAACTTTTTTGCCGAACAAACGCTGTTGATGGTAAGCCAGGCAAGACTGGGCGAAATGAACGACGGGAAGATCATAGACACCCTGTTAAAAACCGATCTGCGCGACCTGCCGCAAAAACCCCGTTGGGTGGATGGAAGCGGGTTAAGCCGTTATAACCTGTTTACCCCCAATGACTTTGTTGTGTTGTTACAGAAAATGAAGCAGGAGGTGGGCATGAAGCGGCTGCAGGGCATACTGCCTACCGGCGGCAAGGGTACTTTGAGCAATTTGTACAAACAGGATAGTAATTATATATTTGCCAAGACCGGTACCTTGTCGGGTGTTGTGGCGTTGAGCGGATATTTGTATACTAAAAAGAACAAGCTGCTGATTTTTTCGGTGCTGGTGAATAACCACACCGGCAGTGCAAGTGAGATCCGCAAACGGGTAGAGACGTTTTTGAACGGCATCCGGGCCCGGTATTAA
- a CDS encoding sensor histidine kinase encodes MTPRRTIKTLLLLTGLITVCTSFAQEYNYIHYDVKDGLAGSTIYDLCQDKDGFIWFATEAGISRFDGTHFKNFTTGDGLPETEILKLFADSKGRIWMAPFKNTVCYYYNGKIHNQENDPVLKKIKLSSVIVYFRESSDQDVGFYADNSVTVVSANNVITQYKSNESSAVFLRPNQHGKGFQLNIDDSCFVVTNGKMIPIPCANSGFADPTSKLNKVRTGLKVTAEDYDPGVNHVLFTNTWYGSYMVDTVTFDHYEESFLKGKQISHAVVDSEKNIWFATLGEGVFKLASREFKTHYFCENQTQEIFSLAKINNKIYAGTAFGKIYLLHGKSIDTINANKEFNTSLYYGSTNRVTCLAQLKDGSLLMGSDGLLVKKTSGGAVFNTRIFAIKSIEELPNGMVLAGTSRRALLIHPNDLSIQDTIFPSRTTSVCFYNNNYYIGTVNGLYIVNLNKEVRYMGDAIPSLRQRISYFCKGPDGLLYIATYGAGIICMKNDQVVNQITTQQGISSNICRTLFVTNDFLWAGTDKGLNKINISQTPFPVTTYTTSDGLPTDIINAVYVDGNTIYAGSPAGVTWFDETKTGHYSKCNLRILDISVGNKPQPLKGSYRLGYQENSLKIYYAGISFKSGGNIWYRYRLKGLTDSWDSTTQNVLEYPSLPPGNYEFELIAINKKGIVSNPVTIAFIVEAPFWQTLPFQILIIAVVILITWLLVAWRFSIQRKKEQERTSVQQKLNELEQMALRSQMNPHFIFNCLNSIQNFIITNDIESTNLYLSEFAHLIRQTLDNSEKSTISITNEIKYLQRYLEMEMMRFGHSFNYTIEVDPTLDADMEHIPTMILQPFIENSIRHGIRYKESGIGLIDIKFQKISTGFVCIIQDNGIGRKKASEYKSKMHVEYQSKGISLTTERINILNRQLSDPITIEINDLTDAHGQATGTRITLRFPYTITIKPVKK; translated from the coding sequence ATGACACCTAGACGCACCATTAAAACGCTACTGCTGTTAACCGGTTTAATTACTGTATGTACTTCCTTTGCCCAGGAGTATAATTATATTCATTACGATGTAAAAGACGGGTTGGCCGGTTCTACCATCTACGACCTCTGCCAGGACAAAGACGGCTTCATCTGGTTTGCAACCGAAGCCGGGATCAGCCGCTTCGATGGCACCCATTTCAAAAACTTCACTACCGGCGACGGATTACCCGAAACCGAGATCTTAAAACTTTTTGCCGACTCCAAAGGCAGAATATGGATGGCCCCTTTCAAGAATACCGTCTGCTATTATTACAACGGAAAAATACACAACCAGGAAAATGATCCGGTGCTCAAAAAGATCAAACTCTCCTCTGTTATCGTTTATTTCCGTGAAAGCAGCGACCAGGATGTGGGGTTTTATGCAGATAATTCCGTCACCGTGGTAAGCGCCAATAATGTTATTACCCAATATAAAAGCAATGAAAGCAGTGCTGTTTTTTTACGGCCTAACCAGCACGGCAAAGGATTTCAGTTAAACATCGACGACTCCTGCTTTGTAGTCACCAATGGGAAAATGATCCCCATTCCCTGCGCAAACAGTGGGTTTGCGGATCCCACATCAAAACTGAATAAGGTACGGACAGGGCTAAAAGTTACTGCCGAAGATTATGACCCGGGTGTTAACCATGTATTGTTTACCAATACATGGTATGGCAGCTACATGGTGGATACGGTTACGTTCGATCATTATGAAGAGTCCTTTCTGAAGGGAAAGCAGATCAGCCATGCCGTGGTTGACAGTGAAAAGAACATCTGGTTTGCCACCCTGGGCGAAGGCGTATTCAAACTGGCGTCACGGGAATTTAAAACCCACTATTTCTGTGAGAACCAGACGCAGGAGATCTTTTCACTGGCCAAGATCAACAACAAAATATATGCAGGCACCGCCTTTGGAAAAATATACCTGTTGCATGGAAAATCCATTGACACCATCAACGCCAATAAAGAGTTTAACACGTCCTTATACTATGGCAGCACCAACCGGGTAACCTGTTTGGCGCAATTAAAGGACGGTTCATTGCTAATGGGTTCAGATGGCCTGCTGGTAAAAAAAACCAGCGGGGGCGCCGTCTTCAACACCCGCATTTTTGCAATAAAATCAATTGAAGAATTACCCAATGGAATGGTATTGGCAGGCACCTCCAGACGGGCCCTGTTGATCCATCCCAACGATCTGTCTATCCAGGATACTATTTTTCCCAGCCGTACTACCAGTGTATGTTTTTATAACAACAACTATTATATAGGAACAGTAAATGGGTTGTATATAGTGAACCTCAATAAAGAGGTACGCTATATGGGCGACGCCATTCCATCGTTACGTCAACGCATCAGCTATTTCTGTAAAGGGCCCGATGGCCTGTTGTACATTGCCACCTATGGCGCCGGTATCATTTGCATGAAAAACGACCAGGTGGTGAACCAGATAACCACCCAGCAGGGAATTTCAAGTAACATTTGCAGAACGCTGTTTGTAACCAACGACTTCCTGTGGGCCGGTACTGATAAAGGGTTGAACAAGATCAACATCAGTCAAACACCATTTCCGGTTACCACTTACACCACCTCCGATGGCCTGCCCACAGATATTATTAATGCAGTATATGTGGATGGCAATACCATTTATGCAGGTTCGCCCGCGGGTGTTACCTGGTTCGATGAAACCAAAACAGGCCACTACTCAAAATGTAATTTGCGCATCCTCGATATTTCGGTGGGTAATAAACCGCAGCCATTGAAAGGCAGTTACCGGCTGGGTTACCAGGAAAACAGTTTGAAAATATATTATGCAGGCATCTCCTTTAAATCGGGCGGCAATATCTGGTATCGTTATCGCTTAAAAGGCCTTACCGATAGTTGGGATTCAACTACACAAAATGTACTGGAATACCCATCCCTGCCACCGGGTAATTACGAGTTTGAACTGATTGCCATAAACAAAAAAGGCATTGTCAGCAACCCTGTCACCATCGCGTTCATTGTAGAGGCGCCCTTCTGGCAAACATTGCCCTTCCAGATCCTGATCATTGCCGTGGTTATTTTAATCACCTGGCTGCTGGTGGCATGGCGGTTTAGCATTCAGCGGAAGAAAGAACAGGAAAGAACATCAGTACAGCAAAAGCTCAATGAGCTGGAGCAGATGGCGCTGCGGTCGCAAATGAACCCGCATTTTATATTCAACTGCCTCAACAGTATACAAAATTTCATAATAACAAACGACATCGAATCAACCAATCTGTACCTGAGTGAATTTGCCCACCTCATCAGGCAAACGCTCGACAATTCGGAAAAAAGCACCATTTCCATTACCAATGAAATCAAATACCTGCAGCGATACCTTGAAATGGAGATGATGCGTTTTGGCCATTCCTTCAACTATACCATCGAGGTTGATCCAACACTCGATGCCGATATGGAGCATATCCCAACCATGATCTTGCAGCCTTTTATCGAGAACAGCATCAGGCATGGTATCAGGTATAAGGAGAGCGGCATTGGCCTTATTGATATAAAATTTCAAAAAATCAGTACAGGGTTCGTATGCATTATTCAGGACAATGGCATCGGACGTAAGAAAGCCAGTGAATACAAATCAAAAATGCATGTGGAATACCAATCAAAAGGCATCTCATTGACCACTGAAAGAATAAATATTTTAAATCGTCAATTATCAGACCCCATAACCATTGAAATAAATGACCTCACAGATGCACATGGTCAGGCTACCGGCACCCGTATCACCTTGCGATTCCCTTATACGATTACAATTAAACCTGTGAAAAAATGA
- a CDS encoding RNA polymerase sigma factor, protein MSTNATDIELINGCINNNRKAQERLYKKFYGPMASICLRYTRNQEDAIEVLHNGFLKVFKNIHTYDMSRASLYTWVRTIIINSSIDFVRQRSKFHTHIELEKVDEPAIDADAIQRMSSHEVLLLVQKLSPATQTVFNLYVVEGYNHREIANLLGISEGTSKWHLSEARKQLQKLLQTLQV, encoded by the coding sequence TTGTCCACCAATGCTACCGATATAGAATTGATAAATGGTTGTATTAATAACAACCGCAAGGCCCAGGAACGCTTATATAAGAAGTTCTACGGCCCCATGGCATCTATTTGCCTGCGATATACCCGTAACCAGGAAGATGCGATAGAGGTATTGCATAATGGTTTTTTGAAGGTATTCAAGAACATTCATACGTATGATATGAGCCGTGCTTCCTTGTATACCTGGGTGAGAACCATTATCATAAATTCTTCTATTGACTTTGTAAGGCAGCGCAGCAAATTCCATACGCACATTGAACTGGAGAAAGTAGACGAACCAGCCATCGATGCAGACGCCATACAACGAATGTCTTCCCATGAAGTTTTATTGCTCGTACAGAAGTTATCGCCGGCCACGCAAACGGTGTTCAATCTGTATGTAGTAGAGGGGTACAATCATCGGGAAATTGCTAACCTATTGGGTATTAGTGAGGGAACCAGTAAATGGCACCTGAGCGAGGCCCGTAAACAACTGCAAAAACTATTACAAACCTTGCAAGTGTAA